One Streptomyces sp. R28 DNA window includes the following coding sequences:
- a CDS encoding ribonuclease domain-containing protein gives MRFPPRITRIGAAAAVLSALLVGGTVTATPAAAAVGSICYGALPSQAHDTLDLIAQGGPYPFSQDGTVFSNREGILPSQSSGYYHEYTVITPGSSTRGARRIVTGEENQEDYYTADHYESFDLINYSC, from the coding sequence ATGAGATTCCCCCCACGAATCACTCGCATCGGCGCCGCAGCCGCCGTCCTGTCCGCCCTCCTCGTCGGCGGCACCGTCACCGCAACTCCGGCGGCCGCCGCGGTCGGCAGCATCTGCTACGGCGCCCTGCCCTCCCAGGCGCACGACACGCTCGACCTGATCGCACAGGGCGGCCCCTACCCGTTCTCGCAGGACGGCACCGTCTTCTCGAACCGGGAAGGCATCCTGCCCAGCCAGTCGTCCGGGTATTACCACGAGTACACGGTCATCACGCCCGGTTCGTCTACGCGCGGAGCTCGCCGGATCGTCACCGGTGAGGAGAACCAGGAGGACTACTACACGGCCGACCACTACGAGTCGTTCGACCTGATCAACTACAGCTGCTGA
- a CDS encoding dihydrofolate reductase family protein yields the protein MGKLVSTLFVTLDGVYQAPGGPQEDTRGGFEHGGWSFPYADDDFGQFINEVFTRPAAFLLGRRTYDIFAAFWPKVTDPADPVASRLNALPKYVASSTLTDPAWAGTTVVGGDLAKEVTALKERTDGELQVHGSGALVRSLLALDLVDTLHLLTFPVVLGTGHRLFGEGAVPTAFRHTAGRTTSKGVAIHSYDLAGRPEYGSFELPENP from the coding sequence ATGGGCAAGCTCGTCTCCACCCTCTTCGTCACGCTCGACGGCGTCTACCAGGCGCCCGGCGGCCCCCAGGAGGACACCCGCGGCGGCTTCGAGCACGGCGGCTGGAGCTTTCCGTACGCCGACGACGACTTCGGTCAGTTCATCAACGAGGTCTTCACACGCCCGGCCGCCTTCCTCCTCGGGCGCCGTACGTACGACATCTTCGCCGCGTTCTGGCCGAAGGTGACCGACCCGGCCGACCCGGTCGCCTCCAGGCTCAACGCCCTGCCGAAGTACGTCGCCTCCTCGACGCTGACGGACCCCGCGTGGGCCGGCACCACGGTGGTCGGCGGGGACCTCGCCAAGGAGGTCACCGCCCTCAAGGAGCGCACCGACGGCGAGCTCCAGGTCCACGGCAGCGGCGCCCTGGTCAGGTCCCTGCTGGCCCTCGACCTCGTCGACACCCTCCACCTGCTGACCTTCCCGGTTGTGCTGGGCACGGGCCACCGCCTGTTCGGGGAGGGCGCCGTGCCCACCGCGTTCAGGCACACCGCCGGGCGTACCACGAGCAAGGGCGTCGCCATCCATTCGTACGACCTTGCGGGCCGCCCCGAATACGGCTCGTTCGAGCTCCCCGAGAACCCGTGA
- a CDS encoding SDR family oxidoreductase, giving the protein MTTTHETLHGKVALVTGGSRGIGAATALRLAREGADVAVTYVSGKEAAEEVVQAVQALGRRAVALRADSAEATEAADAVRRTAEALGGLDVLVNNAGVGVLGPLEGLSLADVDRVLAVNVRGVFLASQAAAARMAAGGRIITIGSCMAQRVPGPGGTLYTTSKSALIGLTKALARELGPRGITANIVHPGPIDTDMNPADGPYAAGQAAMTALGRFGAVDEVAATVAYLAGADYVTGAEFAVDGGHAA; this is encoded by the coding sequence ATGACAACCACTCACGAAACCCTGCACGGCAAGGTCGCCCTGGTCACCGGCGGCAGCCGCGGCATCGGCGCGGCGACGGCCCTGCGGCTCGCGCGGGAGGGCGCGGACGTCGCCGTGACCTACGTCAGCGGCAAGGAGGCGGCCGAGGAGGTCGTACAGGCCGTTCAGGCGCTGGGACGGCGGGCCGTGGCCCTGCGGGCGGACTCCGCGGAGGCGACCGAGGCGGCGGACGCGGTGAGGCGTACGGCGGAGGCGCTGGGGGGCCTGGACGTGCTGGTGAACAACGCCGGGGTCGGCGTGCTGGGTCCCCTGGAGGGCCTGTCGCTCGCGGACGTGGACCGGGTCCTCGCCGTGAACGTCCGGGGCGTCTTCCTGGCCTCACAGGCAGCGGCCGCCCGCATGGCGGCAGGAGGTCGGATCATCACGATCGGCAGCTGCATGGCCCAGCGCGTGCCGGGCCCCGGCGGAACGCTCTACACGACCAGCAAGTCGGCCCTGATCGGCCTGACGAAAGCCCTGGCCCGTGAGCTGGGCCCGCGCGGCATCACGGCGAACATCGTCCACCCCGGTCCCATCGACACGGACATGAACCCCGCCGACGGCCCGTACGCGGCCGGCCAGGCGGCGATGACCGCCCTGGGGCGGTTCGGGGCGGTCGACGAGGTGGCGGCGACGGTGGCGTATCTGGCCGGGGCGGACTACGTCACGGGCGCCGAGTTCGCGGTGGACGGGGGCCACGCGGCGTGA
- a CDS encoding AIM24 family protein: MTLQQEIVGNAMQMAVVSLRPGQTVYCEAGKFLFKTTNVTMETRLTGPSNGQQPQGGPSAGAGGGMGGMLRQAMGTAMQVGQRVLAGESIAFQYFTSQGGEGTVGFAGVLPGEMRALELDGTRAWFAEKDAFVAAESTVDFGIAFQGGRTGMKGGEGFVLERFTGHGTVIIAGAGNFIDLNPADFGGRIEVDTGCVVAFEEGIQYGVQRVGGLNRQGLMNAVFGGEGLSLATLEGNGRVILQSLTIESLANALKKAQGGDKQGPTGGMFSTNAG; encoded by the coding sequence GTGACTCTTCAGCAAGAAATCGTCGGCAACGCCATGCAGATGGCGGTCGTCAGCCTGCGGCCCGGTCAGACCGTGTACTGCGAGGCGGGCAAGTTCCTCTTCAAGACCACGAACGTGACCATGGAGACCCGCCTGACCGGCCCGTCGAACGGCCAACAGCCCCAAGGCGGCCCGAGCGCCGGTGCCGGCGGCGGCATGGGCGGCATGCTGCGCCAGGCCATGGGCACCGCCATGCAGGTCGGCCAGCGCGTCCTGGCGGGCGAGTCGATCGCGTTCCAGTACTTCACGTCCCAGGGCGGCGAGGGCACCGTCGGCTTCGCGGGCGTACTCCCGGGCGAGATGCGCGCACTGGAGCTCGACGGCACGCGCGCGTGGTTCGCCGAGAAGGACGCCTTCGTCGCGGCCGAGTCCACCGTCGACTTCGGCATCGCCTTCCAGGGCGGCAGGACCGGTATGAAGGGCGGCGAGGGCTTCGTCCTGGAGAGGTTCACCGGGCACGGCACGGTGATCATCGCCGGCGCGGGCAACTTCATCGACCTCAACCCGGCCGACTTCGGCGGCCGCATCGAGGTCGACACGGGCTGCGTCGTCGCCTTCGAGGAGGGCATCCAGTACGGCGTCCAGCGCGTCGGCGGCCTGAACCGGCAGGGCCTGATGAACGCCGTCTTCGGCGGCGAGGGCCTCTCCCTGGCCACCCTCGAGGGCAACGGCCGCGTCATCCTGCAGTCCCTGACCATCGAGAGCCTGGCCAACGCCCTGAAGAAGGCCCAGGGCGGCGACAAGCAGGGCCCGACGGGCGGGATGTTCTCGACGAACGCGGGCTGA